One Zeugodacus cucurbitae isolate PBARC_wt_2022May chromosome 3, idZeuCucr1.2, whole genome shotgun sequence genomic region harbors:
- the LOC105219542 gene encoding ER degradation-enhancing alpha-mannosidase-like protein 3 isoform X2 yields MYMYCTISIVYQYKYIIFFVSTKFDLLSSYENKPSYHRIKMTTKGFLMLSHHNIVLSILALTSFVALALCESIPTQNMSRKERKELRKEARDMFHHAYRAYMDNAYPADELMPLSCKGRYRGVTPSRGDMDDILGNFSMTLVDSMDTLVLLEDFNEFEKAVRLVIQDVQFDSDIIVSVFETNIRMVGGLLSAHVLSEHIQKNRGIMLWYNGEMLEMARDLGYRLLPAFNTSTGIPHARVNLRHGMKDEQLKKSRETCTACAGTILLEFAALSRLSGDPIFEARAHTAMDALWKLRHRGSDLMGTVLNVHSGDWVRRDSGVGAGIDSYYEYLFKSYVLLGDDKYLARFNRHYNAVMKYVSEGPMLLDVLMHRPHAKSRNFMDSLLAFWPGLQVLSGDIKPAVQTHEMLYQVMQMHTFIPEAFTVDFQIHWGQHHLRPEFIESTYFLFRATGDHHYLQVGKKALKTLQKYAKVPCGYAAVNDVRTGKHEDRMDSFVLSETFKYLYLLFSEPNDLVVDVDEFVFTTEAHLLPLTIAQLGNTTFSFRQTDEHNVLDFMRTCPNSNKLFPEKVRKPLRNFITGSCPRIPTGKRLRALDFQASNADHLRAIYDMGITMVSLGDGKAKSPDDGEMGLLFMQEMLELTKIQNMNQLAQLQAVAYSLDEKSTDWTALMAGPSHFSPELTGDRFVEGELVVATPLRACEEPSNKAEISGKILVAERGDCTFVSKARLAQAAGALALIVCDNVPGSSGETQPMFAMSGDGTNDVTIPVVFMYSQEFNKLSNVMKDKPKVIVRIMQMIEFKRWQLARDSTKTTTTKNYHISINTKLSKPTSSNNNAAEATAKSDNIKDDL; encoded by the exons atgtatatgtattgtactATATCTATTgtttatcaatataaatatattatatttttcgtaaGCACCAAATTTGATTTACTTAGCTCTTATGAGAACAAGCCATCCTATCACAGAAtaaaaatgacaacaaaagGCTTTTTAATGCTTTCACATCATAATATTGTGCTTAGTATATTAGCCTTGACAAGTTTTGTTGCTTTGGCATTATGTGAAAGTATaccaacacaaaatatgtcccGGAAGGAGCGCAAAGAGTTGCG gAAAGAAGCGCGTGATATGTTTCATCACGCATACCGAGCGTATATGGACAACGCCTACCCTGCTGATGAATTAATGCCACTTTCCTGCAAGGGCAGATATCGAGGTGTTACACCTTCCCGAGGTGATATGGATGACATTTTGGGAAA tttttccatGACTTTGGTTGATTCCATGGACACATTGGTATTGCTTGAAGATTTCAATGAATTCGAAAAAGCTGTTCGATTAGTAATACAAGATGTACAATTCGATAGCGATATAATAGTTTCCGTTTTCGAAACAAATATACGCATGGTGGGTGGCTTACTTTCAGCGCATGTTTTGTCAGAGCACATCCAAAAAAATCGTGGTATAATGCTTTGGTACAACGGCGAAATGTTGGAAATGGCGCGTGATCTAGGATATCGCTTACTGCCAGCTTTTAACACATCCACAGGAATACCACATGCGCGAGTAAATCTGCGTCATGGCATGAAAGATGAACAGCTGAAAAAGTCACGCGAAACCTGTACAGCATGTGCGGGGACTATTTTACTGGAATTCGCGGCTTTATCTCGTTTGTCTG GTGATCCTATATTTGAAGCACGTGCTCATACAGCCATGGATGCACTTTGGAAACTACGGCATAGGGGCTCGGATTTAATGGGAACCGTACTAAACGTTCATTCGGGAGATTGGGTACGTCGTGATTCAGGTGTAGGAGCCGGTATTGATTCTtactatgaatatttatttaaatcttaCGTTCTACTCGGTGATGATAAATATTTGGCTCGCTTTAATCGCCACTACAATGCAGTAATGAAATATGTTAGCGAAGGACCAATGCTTTTGGATGTACTCATGCATAGGCCTCACGCAAAGTCAAGAAATTTTATGGACTCATTATTGGCTTTTTGGCCTGGCCTCCAAGTTCTATCCGGAGACATTAAGCCAGCTGTTCAAACACACGAAATGCTTTATCAAGTAATGCAAATGCACACATTCATACCAGAAGCTTTCACTGTTGATTTCCAAATTCACTGGGGACAACACCATCTTCGGCCCGAGTTCATAGAATCAACATATTTTCTGTTCCGTGCTACGGGTGATCACCATTATCTCCAAGTGGGCAAAAAGGCATTAAAAACACTTCAGAAATATGCAAAGGTCCCATGTGGATATGCGGCTGTAAACGATGTTCGCACTGGAAAACATGAAGATCGAATGGACTCTTTTGTACTCTcagaaacatttaaatatttgtatttgttattttcgGAGCCGAATGATTTAGTAGTTGATGTCGACGAATTTGTTTTCACCACAGAGGCACATCTGCTACCACTAACTATTGCACAGCTGGGGAACACAACATTca GTTTTAGGCAAACTGATGAACATAACGTTCTGGACTTTATGCGAACTTGTCCGAACTCCAATAAACTTTTTCCGGAAAAAGTACGGAAACCATTGCGAAATTTTATTACGGGTTCCTGCCCCCGGATACCTACTGGGAAGCGATTACGTGCTTTGGATTTTCAAGCAAGTAATGCAGATCATTTGCGAGCTATTTACGACATGGGCATCACAATGGTGTCCTTAGGTGATGGCAAG GCAAAAAGTCCTGATGATGGAGAAATGGGTTTACTGTTTATGCAAGAAATGCTGGAGCTgaccaaaatacaaaatatgaatcAACTGGCACAACTTCAG gcAGTTGCATATTCACTAGATGAGAAGTCCACTGACTGGACTGCTTTGATGGCTGGTCCATCACATTTCAGTCCAGAACTAACGGGAGATCGATTTGTCGAAGGTGAATTGGTTGTAGCAACACCACTCCGGGCTTGTGAGGAGCCTTCCAACAAGGCTGAAATAAGTGGCAAAATCCTAGTTGCTGAAAGAGGAGATTGCACATTTGTCAGCAAAGCGCGTCTGGCTCAAGCAGCGGGTGCCCTTGCATTAATTGTTTGTGATAATGTACCGGGATCCTCCGGAGAGACACAACCAATGTTCGCCATGTCTGGAGATGGCACTAACGATGTAACAATACCAGTCGTATTTATGTATTCGCAAGAGTTTAATAAACTCTCTAACGTTATGAAAGATAAACCAAAAGTCATCGTGAGAATTATGCAAATGATCGAGTTTAAACGTTGGCAACTCGCAAGGgattcaacaaaaacaacgacaacaaaaaaCTACCACATTTCAATTAACACCAAACTATCAAAACCTACATCGTCTAATAATAATGCTGCTGAGGCAACAGCAAAATCAGACAACATTAAAGATGATCTATAG
- the LOC105219542 gene encoding ER degradation-enhancing alpha-mannosidase-like protein 3 isoform X3 — protein MTTKGFLMLSHHNIVLSILALTSFVALALCESIPTQNMSRKERKELRKEARDMFHHAYRAYMDNAYPADELMPLSCKGRYRGVTPSRGDMDDILGNFSMTLVDSMDTLVLLEDFNEFEKAVRLVIQDVQFDSDIIVSVFETNIRMVGGLLSAHVLSEHIQKNRGIMLWYNGEMLEMARDLGYRLLPAFNTSTGIPHARVNLRHGMKDEQLKKSRETCTACAGTILLEFAALSRLSGDPIFEARAHTAMDALWKLRHRGSDLMGTVLNVHSGDWVRRDSGVGAGIDSYYEYLFKSYVLLGDDKYLARFNRHYNAVMKYVSEGPMLLDVLMHRPHAKSRNFMDSLLAFWPGLQVLSGDIKPAVQTHEMLYQVMQMHTFIPEAFTVDFQIHWGQHHLRPEFIESTYFLFRATGDHHYLQVGKKALKTLQKYAKVPCGYAAVNDVRTGKHEDRMDSFVLSETFKYLYLLFSEPNDLVVDVDEFVFTTEAHLLPLTIAQLGNTTFSFRQTDEHNVLDFMRTCPNSNKLFPEKVRKPLRNFITGSCPRIPTGKRLRALDFQASNADHLRAIYDMGITMVSLGDGKVRLFHSFYNAKSPDDGEMGLLFMQEMLELTKIQNMNQLAQLQAVAYSLDEKSTDWTALMAGPSHFSPELTGDRFVEGELVVATPLRACEEPSNKAEISGKILVAERGDCTFVSKARLAQAAGALALIVCDNVPGSSGETQPMFAMSGDGTNDVTIPVVFMYSQEFNKLSNVMKDKPKVIVRIMQMIEFKRWQLARDSTKTTTTKNYHISINTKLSKPTSSNNNAAEATAKSDNIKDDL, from the exons atgacaacaaaagGCTTTTTAATGCTTTCACATCATAATATTGTGCTTAGTATATTAGCCTTGACAAGTTTTGTTGCTTTGGCATTATGTGAAAGTATaccaacacaaaatatgtcccGGAAGGAGCGCAAAGAGTTGCG gAAAGAAGCGCGTGATATGTTTCATCACGCATACCGAGCGTATATGGACAACGCCTACCCTGCTGATGAATTAATGCCACTTTCCTGCAAGGGCAGATATCGAGGTGTTACACCTTCCCGAGGTGATATGGATGACATTTTGGGAAA tttttccatGACTTTGGTTGATTCCATGGACACATTGGTATTGCTTGAAGATTTCAATGAATTCGAAAAAGCTGTTCGATTAGTAATACAAGATGTACAATTCGATAGCGATATAATAGTTTCCGTTTTCGAAACAAATATACGCATGGTGGGTGGCTTACTTTCAGCGCATGTTTTGTCAGAGCACATCCAAAAAAATCGTGGTATAATGCTTTGGTACAACGGCGAAATGTTGGAAATGGCGCGTGATCTAGGATATCGCTTACTGCCAGCTTTTAACACATCCACAGGAATACCACATGCGCGAGTAAATCTGCGTCATGGCATGAAAGATGAACAGCTGAAAAAGTCACGCGAAACCTGTACAGCATGTGCGGGGACTATTTTACTGGAATTCGCGGCTTTATCTCGTTTGTCTG GTGATCCTATATTTGAAGCACGTGCTCATACAGCCATGGATGCACTTTGGAAACTACGGCATAGGGGCTCGGATTTAATGGGAACCGTACTAAACGTTCATTCGGGAGATTGGGTACGTCGTGATTCAGGTGTAGGAGCCGGTATTGATTCTtactatgaatatttatttaaatcttaCGTTCTACTCGGTGATGATAAATATTTGGCTCGCTTTAATCGCCACTACAATGCAGTAATGAAATATGTTAGCGAAGGACCAATGCTTTTGGATGTACTCATGCATAGGCCTCACGCAAAGTCAAGAAATTTTATGGACTCATTATTGGCTTTTTGGCCTGGCCTCCAAGTTCTATCCGGAGACATTAAGCCAGCTGTTCAAACACACGAAATGCTTTATCAAGTAATGCAAATGCACACATTCATACCAGAAGCTTTCACTGTTGATTTCCAAATTCACTGGGGACAACACCATCTTCGGCCCGAGTTCATAGAATCAACATATTTTCTGTTCCGTGCTACGGGTGATCACCATTATCTCCAAGTGGGCAAAAAGGCATTAAAAACACTTCAGAAATATGCAAAGGTCCCATGTGGATATGCGGCTGTAAACGATGTTCGCACTGGAAAACATGAAGATCGAATGGACTCTTTTGTACTCTcagaaacatttaaatatttgtatttgttattttcgGAGCCGAATGATTTAGTAGTTGATGTCGACGAATTTGTTTTCACCACAGAGGCACATCTGCTACCACTAACTATTGCACAGCTGGGGAACACAACATTca GTTTTAGGCAAACTGATGAACATAACGTTCTGGACTTTATGCGAACTTGTCCGAACTCCAATAAACTTTTTCCGGAAAAAGTACGGAAACCATTGCGAAATTTTATTACGGGTTCCTGCCCCCGGATACCTACTGGGAAGCGATTACGTGCTTTGGATTTTCAAGCAAGTAATGCAGATCATTTGCGAGCTATTTACGACATGGGCATCACAATGGTGTCCTTAGGTGATGGCAAGGTGCGCCTCTTTCATAGTTTTTATAAC GCAAAAAGTCCTGATGATGGAGAAATGGGTTTACTGTTTATGCAAGAAATGCTGGAGCTgaccaaaatacaaaatatgaatcAACTGGCACAACTTCAG gcAGTTGCATATTCACTAGATGAGAAGTCCACTGACTGGACTGCTTTGATGGCTGGTCCATCACATTTCAGTCCAGAACTAACGGGAGATCGATTTGTCGAAGGTGAATTGGTTGTAGCAACACCACTCCGGGCTTGTGAGGAGCCTTCCAACAAGGCTGAAATAAGTGGCAAAATCCTAGTTGCTGAAAGAGGAGATTGCACATTTGTCAGCAAAGCGCGTCTGGCTCAAGCAGCGGGTGCCCTTGCATTAATTGTTTGTGATAATGTACCGGGATCCTCCGGAGAGACACAACCAATGTTCGCCATGTCTGGAGATGGCACTAACGATGTAACAATACCAGTCGTATTTATGTATTCGCAAGAGTTTAATAAACTCTCTAACGTTATGAAAGATAAACCAAAAGTCATCGTGAGAATTATGCAAATGATCGAGTTTAAACGTTGGCAACTCGCAAGGgattcaacaaaaacaacgacaacaaaaaaCTACCACATTTCAATTAACACCAAACTATCAAAACCTACATCGTCTAATAATAATGCTGCTGAGGCAACAGCAAAATCAGACAACATTAAAGATGATCTATAG
- the LOC105219542 gene encoding ER degradation-enhancing alpha-mannosidase-like protein 3 isoform X1, translating into MYMYCTISIVYQYKYIIFFVSTKFDLLSSYENKPSYHRIKMTTKGFLMLSHHNIVLSILALTSFVALALCESIPTQNMSRKERKELRKEARDMFHHAYRAYMDNAYPADELMPLSCKGRYRGVTPSRGDMDDILGNFSMTLVDSMDTLVLLEDFNEFEKAVRLVIQDVQFDSDIIVSVFETNIRMVGGLLSAHVLSEHIQKNRGIMLWYNGEMLEMARDLGYRLLPAFNTSTGIPHARVNLRHGMKDEQLKKSRETCTACAGTILLEFAALSRLSGDPIFEARAHTAMDALWKLRHRGSDLMGTVLNVHSGDWVRRDSGVGAGIDSYYEYLFKSYVLLGDDKYLARFNRHYNAVMKYVSEGPMLLDVLMHRPHAKSRNFMDSLLAFWPGLQVLSGDIKPAVQTHEMLYQVMQMHTFIPEAFTVDFQIHWGQHHLRPEFIESTYFLFRATGDHHYLQVGKKALKTLQKYAKVPCGYAAVNDVRTGKHEDRMDSFVLSETFKYLYLLFSEPNDLVVDVDEFVFTTEAHLLPLTIAQLGNTTFSFRQTDEHNVLDFMRTCPNSNKLFPEKVRKPLRNFITGSCPRIPTGKRLRALDFQASNADHLRAIYDMGITMVSLGDGKVRLFHSFYNAKSPDDGEMGLLFMQEMLELTKIQNMNQLAQLQAVAYSLDEKSTDWTALMAGPSHFSPELTGDRFVEGELVVATPLRACEEPSNKAEISGKILVAERGDCTFVSKARLAQAAGALALIVCDNVPGSSGETQPMFAMSGDGTNDVTIPVVFMYSQEFNKLSNVMKDKPKVIVRIMQMIEFKRWQLARDSTKTTTTKNYHISINTKLSKPTSSNNNAAEATAKSDNIKDDL; encoded by the exons atgtatatgtattgtactATATCTATTgtttatcaatataaatatattatatttttcgtaaGCACCAAATTTGATTTACTTAGCTCTTATGAGAACAAGCCATCCTATCACAGAAtaaaaatgacaacaaaagGCTTTTTAATGCTTTCACATCATAATATTGTGCTTAGTATATTAGCCTTGACAAGTTTTGTTGCTTTGGCATTATGTGAAAGTATaccaacacaaaatatgtcccGGAAGGAGCGCAAAGAGTTGCG gAAAGAAGCGCGTGATATGTTTCATCACGCATACCGAGCGTATATGGACAACGCCTACCCTGCTGATGAATTAATGCCACTTTCCTGCAAGGGCAGATATCGAGGTGTTACACCTTCCCGAGGTGATATGGATGACATTTTGGGAAA tttttccatGACTTTGGTTGATTCCATGGACACATTGGTATTGCTTGAAGATTTCAATGAATTCGAAAAAGCTGTTCGATTAGTAATACAAGATGTACAATTCGATAGCGATATAATAGTTTCCGTTTTCGAAACAAATATACGCATGGTGGGTGGCTTACTTTCAGCGCATGTTTTGTCAGAGCACATCCAAAAAAATCGTGGTATAATGCTTTGGTACAACGGCGAAATGTTGGAAATGGCGCGTGATCTAGGATATCGCTTACTGCCAGCTTTTAACACATCCACAGGAATACCACATGCGCGAGTAAATCTGCGTCATGGCATGAAAGATGAACAGCTGAAAAAGTCACGCGAAACCTGTACAGCATGTGCGGGGACTATTTTACTGGAATTCGCGGCTTTATCTCGTTTGTCTG GTGATCCTATATTTGAAGCACGTGCTCATACAGCCATGGATGCACTTTGGAAACTACGGCATAGGGGCTCGGATTTAATGGGAACCGTACTAAACGTTCATTCGGGAGATTGGGTACGTCGTGATTCAGGTGTAGGAGCCGGTATTGATTCTtactatgaatatttatttaaatcttaCGTTCTACTCGGTGATGATAAATATTTGGCTCGCTTTAATCGCCACTACAATGCAGTAATGAAATATGTTAGCGAAGGACCAATGCTTTTGGATGTACTCATGCATAGGCCTCACGCAAAGTCAAGAAATTTTATGGACTCATTATTGGCTTTTTGGCCTGGCCTCCAAGTTCTATCCGGAGACATTAAGCCAGCTGTTCAAACACACGAAATGCTTTATCAAGTAATGCAAATGCACACATTCATACCAGAAGCTTTCACTGTTGATTTCCAAATTCACTGGGGACAACACCATCTTCGGCCCGAGTTCATAGAATCAACATATTTTCTGTTCCGTGCTACGGGTGATCACCATTATCTCCAAGTGGGCAAAAAGGCATTAAAAACACTTCAGAAATATGCAAAGGTCCCATGTGGATATGCGGCTGTAAACGATGTTCGCACTGGAAAACATGAAGATCGAATGGACTCTTTTGTACTCTcagaaacatttaaatatttgtatttgttattttcgGAGCCGAATGATTTAGTAGTTGATGTCGACGAATTTGTTTTCACCACAGAGGCACATCTGCTACCACTAACTATTGCACAGCTGGGGAACACAACATTca GTTTTAGGCAAACTGATGAACATAACGTTCTGGACTTTATGCGAACTTGTCCGAACTCCAATAAACTTTTTCCGGAAAAAGTACGGAAACCATTGCGAAATTTTATTACGGGTTCCTGCCCCCGGATACCTACTGGGAAGCGATTACGTGCTTTGGATTTTCAAGCAAGTAATGCAGATCATTTGCGAGCTATTTACGACATGGGCATCACAATGGTGTCCTTAGGTGATGGCAAGGTGCGCCTCTTTCATAGTTTTTATAAC GCAAAAAGTCCTGATGATGGAGAAATGGGTTTACTGTTTATGCAAGAAATGCTGGAGCTgaccaaaatacaaaatatgaatcAACTGGCACAACTTCAG gcAGTTGCATATTCACTAGATGAGAAGTCCACTGACTGGACTGCTTTGATGGCTGGTCCATCACATTTCAGTCCAGAACTAACGGGAGATCGATTTGTCGAAGGTGAATTGGTTGTAGCAACACCACTCCGGGCTTGTGAGGAGCCTTCCAACAAGGCTGAAATAAGTGGCAAAATCCTAGTTGCTGAAAGAGGAGATTGCACATTTGTCAGCAAAGCGCGTCTGGCTCAAGCAGCGGGTGCCCTTGCATTAATTGTTTGTGATAATGTACCGGGATCCTCCGGAGAGACACAACCAATGTTCGCCATGTCTGGAGATGGCACTAACGATGTAACAATACCAGTCGTATTTATGTATTCGCAAGAGTTTAATAAACTCTCTAACGTTATGAAAGATAAACCAAAAGTCATCGTGAGAATTATGCAAATGATCGAGTTTAAACGTTGGCAACTCGCAAGGgattcaacaaaaacaacgacaacaaaaaaCTACCACATTTCAATTAACACCAAACTATCAAAACCTACATCGTCTAATAATAATGCTGCTGAGGCAACAGCAAAATCAGACAACATTAAAGATGATCTATAG